One stretch of bacterium DNA includes these proteins:
- a CDS encoding metalloregulator ArsR/SmtB family transcription factor: protein MRSAVRHQEACAPGPALAARARYFRVLGDPTRLRVLEILRDGERTVADLAAIMCAPRSRLSNHLACLKWCRFVAARRRGRHVAYRLADERVERLIGLAKDLSAERCGYLARCRRIGPDWI from the coding sequence ATGAGGTCGGCCGTCAGGCATCAGGAGGCCTGTGCGCCGGGCCCGGCGCTCGCGGCCCGGGCGCGATACTTTCGAGTGCTCGGAGATCCCACGCGGCTTCGCGTGCTGGAGATTTTGCGTGACGGGGAGCGGACGGTCGCCGACCTGGCCGCGATCATGTGCGCGCCGCGGAGCCGGCTGTCCAATCACCTGGCCTGCTTGAAGTGGTGCCGGTTTGTCGCGGCACGGCGGCGCGGACGGCACGTTGCATACCGGCTGGCGGACGAGCGCGTGGAACGTCTCATCGGCCTCGCGAAGGACCTCTCAGCGGAGCGGTGCGGTTACCTCGCCCGCTGCCGGCGAATCGGCCCCGACTGGATTTGA
- a CDS encoding alkylmercury lyase family protein, with the protein MTDRESRVRTAILRRALLGRDTAGPALAEAAGLSPADVSAALTALHDAGAVYLRDGAVMAAYPFSLVPTEHRVALGGVTVYANCAVDALAVPPMADGEAQITSECGHCRGPIVVLMRGPRILGSEPAAPVVFYPAKECCLPGPAVLTHCPHIQFFCGEDHAARWQQTHLEHWGTVFDLAGAAEYAHRHFAGVIDILRPR; encoded by the coding sequence GTGACGGATCGAGAGAGCCGGGTGCGGACCGCAATCCTGAGGCGCGCGCTCCTCGGCCGGGACACGGCCGGTCCCGCGCTTGCGGAAGCCGCGGGACTCTCCCCCGCGGATGTGAGCGCCGCGTTGACCGCGCTGCACGATGCCGGGGCCGTTTATCTCCGCGACGGGGCCGTGATGGCCGCATATCCGTTCTCGCTCGTACCGACCGAGCATCGCGTCGCGCTCGGCGGCGTAACCGTCTACGCCAACTGCGCCGTCGATGCGCTGGCGGTGCCGCCGATGGCGGATGGTGAGGCGCAGATCACGTCGGAATGCGGCCACTGTCGCGGGCCGATCGTCGTGTTGATGCGGGGACCCCGCATTCTCGGGTCAGAACCGGCCGCGCCGGTGGTCTTTTACCCGGCGAAGGAGTGCTGTCTTCCCGGACCCGCGGTACTGACGCATTGTCCGCACATTCAATTCTTTTGCGGCGAAGACCATGCCGCGCGCTGGCAGCAGACGCACCTGGAACACTGGGGCACCGTCTTCGATCTTGCCGGGGCGGCGGAGTACGCGCACCGGCACTTCGCCGGCGTCATCGACATCCTGCGCCCGCGGTAG
- a CDS encoding molecular chaperone TorD family protein translates to MNLSTRAPSEASSPEIFRALGVLCEPPDDGHARVWEALGLPGVPDASQFTDLFVLHLYPYASVYLGAEGMLGGEARDRVAGFWRALRLAPPAEPDHLAALLGLYAGLIDREAEERDEARRLLWRQARSALRHEHLVSWLPPYLDRVEAMAPPAYRAWAGLLRAALAEETARDAAPSGSGPAPMPAHLRDAPPLPDPRREGSQAFITGLLAPVRCGMILTRADLGRAARELELGLRVGERKFALAALLSQAPEAVLGWLGTEARACSVRHAAHGGVMGAAAGFWADRAADAAALLQDLCVSASEPTAGAGCR, encoded by the coding sequence ATGAATCTCTCGACGCGCGCTCCGAGCGAAGCGTCGTCCCCCGAAATCTTCCGGGCGCTCGGCGTCCTCTGCGAGCCGCCGGACGACGGCCACGCGCGGGTGTGGGAGGCGCTCGGGCTCCCGGGTGTTCCCGATGCCTCCCAGTTCACGGATCTCTTCGTGCTGCATCTCTATCCCTACGCCTCGGTCTACCTGGGCGCGGAGGGCATGCTGGGCGGTGAGGCGCGCGACCGGGTCGCCGGCTTCTGGCGGGCCCTGCGCCTCGCCCCGCCGGCGGAGCCCGATCACCTCGCGGCCCTCCTCGGGCTGTATGCGGGACTTATTGACCGGGAGGCGGAGGAGCGGGACGAGGCGCGGCGCCTCTTGTGGCGGCAGGCCCGCTCGGCGCTGCGTCACGAGCATCTCGTCTCGTGGCTGCCGCCTTACCTCGATCGAGTCGAGGCCATGGCTCCGCCGGCGTACCGCGCGTGGGCCGGTCTGCTTCGCGCGGCACTCGCCGAGGAGACTGCCCGCGACGCCGCGCCCTCCGGCTCGGGCCCCGCTCCAATGCCGGCGCACCTGCGTGACGCGCCGCCGCTTCCGGATCCGCGCCGGGAAGGATCGCAGGCATTCATCACCGGTCTCTTGGCGCCCGTGCGCTGTGGCATGATTCTCACGCGCGCCGATCTCGGACGGGCGGCGCGGGAGCTCGAACTCGGCCTCCGAGTGGGGGAGCGTAAGTTCGCGCTCGCCGCGCTGCTGTCGCAGGCGCCCGAGGCCGTACTCGGCTGGCTGGGGACCGAAGCGCGGGCGTGCTCGGTGCGTCACGCCGCCCACGGCGGTGTCATGGGGGCCGCGGCGGGCTTCTGGGCCGATCGCGCCGCGGACGCCGCGGCGCTGCTCCAAGATCTGTGTGTCTCGGCGAGCGAGCCTACCGCGGGCGCAGGATGTCGATGA
- a CDS encoding molybdopterin-dependent oxidoreductase, with translation MKLDDLGRRVSAAREAAAARGETFYPGPSRVHLAAFPPKERWDDWVELDTHAWPRRVEKRYMLVPTTCFNCESACGLLAYVDRETFQVRKFEGNPEHPGSRGRNCAKGPATLNQITDPDRILHPLKRAGARGEGAWVRVSWDEALDDIASRIRGAIASGRHNEVMYHVGRPGEDGFTERVLAAWGVDGHNTHTNICSSGGRTGYHYWLGLDRPSPDHASARVILLISSHLESGHYFNPHAQRVIEGKHAGARLIVMDTRLSNTATHADYWVAPRPGSEPAILLAIAHHLIAGRRYDREFVRRWWNWREYLAAEHPDRPQTFETFEEILGTVYARYTFEFAEGESGVAAGTLREIADVVADAGTRLSTHTWRSAAAGNLGGWQVARTLFLLNALLGAIATPGGTYPNAWNKFVPKPIYVPSHPKAWNELTWPREYPLAVNEMSFLLPHLLREGRGKLQVYFTRVYNPVWTNPDGFSWIEALTDERLIGLHVALTPTWNETAYFADYILPMGHASERHDLHSYEQYDGQWVGFRQPVLRAARERLGERVTDTRQVNPGEVWEENEFWIELSWRVDPDGALGIRKYFESQKHPGEKLGIDEYYAYIFEHSVPGLPERAAAEGCTPLEYMRRYGAFEIARGLGPLYDRPVPASELDDVRVDRFGRAYTRASAPPNPNVVPQGMPDPDADGRRAVGVEIDGVVRRGFPTPSGRLEFYSPTMSRWGWPELALPAYPRSHVHPERLAPDQMPLISTFRLPVQIHTRSANAKWLDEIAHTNPLWLHPSDAARIGVATGGLVRVETEIGYFVVKAWVTEGIRPGVVACSHHMGRWKIHDHGQRQLMATVALDRAAGDGGGSRWTMRRRAGTGPYASSDRDTLRIWWTDVGVHQNLTFPVHPDPISGQHCWHQAVRVRPAGPEDRYGDIAVDTQKSAAVFREWLALTRPADRHSPDGTRRPYWLMRPLRPTREAYRLPAGTPPAGEPVRAGV, from the coding sequence ATGAAATTGGACGATCTCGGCCGCCGCGTCAGCGCGGCGCGTGAAGCCGCCGCCGCGCGCGGTGAGACGTTCTATCCGGGGCCGAGCCGCGTCCACCTCGCGGCGTTTCCGCCGAAGGAACGCTGGGACGACTGGGTCGAGCTGGACACGCATGCGTGGCCGCGCCGGGTCGAGAAACGGTACATGCTCGTGCCGACGACGTGCTTCAACTGCGAATCCGCCTGCGGTCTCCTCGCGTACGTCGACCGCGAGACGTTCCAGGTCCGCAAGTTCGAGGGCAACCCGGAGCACCCGGGCTCGCGGGGGCGCAACTGCGCGAAGGGCCCGGCCACGCTCAATCAGATCACCGACCCGGACCGCATTCTCCACCCCCTCAAGCGCGCGGGCGCGCGGGGCGAAGGCGCCTGGGTGCGCGTCTCCTGGGACGAGGCGCTCGACGACATCGCGTCGCGCATCCGAGGCGCGATCGCCTCCGGCCGCCACAACGAGGTCATGTACCACGTCGGGCGGCCCGGCGAAGACGGCTTTACGGAGCGGGTGCTCGCTGCGTGGGGTGTGGACGGCCACAACACCCACACCAACATCTGCTCGAGCGGCGGGCGGACCGGCTACCACTACTGGCTCGGCCTCGACCGGCCGAGCCCCGACCACGCCAGCGCCCGTGTCATCCTCCTGATCAGCAGCCACCTCGAGTCCGGCCACTACTTCAACCCGCACGCGCAGCGCGTGATCGAGGGCAAGCACGCCGGCGCCCGGCTCATCGTGATGGATACGCGTCTCTCCAACACGGCGACGCACGCGGACTACTGGGTCGCCCCGCGGCCCGGCTCGGAGCCGGCGATCCTGCTCGCGATCGCCCACCACCTCATCGCCGGGCGGCGGTACGACCGCGAGTTCGTGCGGCGCTGGTGGAACTGGCGCGAGTACCTCGCCGCCGAGCACCCGGACCGGCCGCAGACGTTCGAGACTTTCGAGGAGATCCTCGGCACGGTCTACGCGCGGTACACCTTCGAGTTCGCGGAAGGGGAGTCGGGGGTGGCCGCGGGGACGCTGCGCGAGATCGCGGACGTCGTCGCCGACGCCGGGACGCGCCTGTCCACCCATACCTGGCGGAGCGCGGCCGCGGGCAATCTCGGCGGCTGGCAGGTGGCGCGCACGCTCTTTCTCCTCAACGCGCTGCTCGGCGCGATCGCGACCCCGGGCGGCACCTACCCCAACGCCTGGAACAAGTTCGTGCCGAAGCCGATCTACGTCCCGTCCCACCCGAAGGCCTGGAACGAGCTAACCTGGCCGCGCGAGTATCCGCTCGCGGTCAACGAGATGTCGTTCCTGCTGCCGCATCTGCTGCGCGAGGGCCGCGGGAAGCTTCAAGTCTACTTCACCCGCGTCTACAATCCCGTGTGGACCAACCCCGACGGCTTCTCATGGATCGAGGCGCTCACCGACGAGCGCCTCATCGGCCTGCACGTCGCGCTCACGCCGACCTGGAACGAGACCGCGTACTTCGCCGACTACATTCTGCCGATGGGGCATGCCTCGGAGCGCCACGACCTGCACTCTTACGAGCAGTACGACGGTCAGTGGGTCGGCTTCCGCCAGCCGGTGCTGCGCGCGGCGCGCGAGCGCCTCGGCGAGCGCGTCACCGACACCCGCCAGGTCAACCCCGGCGAGGTCTGGGAGGAGAACGAGTTCTGGATCGAGCTGTCCTGGCGCGTCGATCCCGACGGGGCACTCGGCATCCGAAAGTACTTCGAATCGCAGAAGCACCCCGGCGAGAAGCTCGGAATCGACGAGTACTACGCGTACATCTTCGAGCACTCGGTACCGGGCCTGCCCGAGCGCGCGGCGGCCGAGGGCTGCACGCCGCTCGAGTATATGCGGCGGTACGGCGCCTTCGAGATCGCCCGCGGCCTCGGCCCGCTGTACGATCGGCCCGTCCCCGCTTCCGAGCTCGACGACGTGCGCGTCGACCGGTTCGGCCGCGCGTACACGCGCGCGTCCGCTCCCCCAAATCCGAACGTGGTGCCGCAGGGCATGCCGGATCCCGACGCGGACGGCCGGCGCGCGGTCGGCGTCGAGATCGACGGGGTGGTGCGGCGCGGATTCCCCACACCGTCGGGACGCCTCGAGTTCTACTCGCCGACGATGTCGCGGTGGGGCTGGCCCGAGCTCGCGCTGCCGGCGTACCCGCGCAGCCACGTGCATCCGGAGCGCCTCGCCCCGGACCAGATGCCGCTCATCTCGACGTTCCGGCTGCCGGTGCAGATCCACACGCGCAGCGCCAACGCGAAATGGCTGGATGAGATCGCGCATACGAATCCGCTGTGGCTCCACCCGTCCGACGCGGCGCGAATCGGCGTCGCGACCGGCGGGCTCGTGCGCGTCGAGACTGAGATCGGCTATTTCGTCGTGAAGGCCTGGGTCACGGAAGGCATCCGGCCCGGCGTCGTCGCGTGCAGCCACCACATGGGGCGGTGGAAGATCCACGACCACGGCCAGCGGCAGCTGATGGCGACCGTGGCGCTCGACCGCGCCGCGGGCGACGGCGGAGGCAGCCGCTGGACGATGCGCCGCCGCGCGGGGACCGGACCGTACGCGTCGTCGGACCGCGACACGCTGCGGATCTGGTGGACCGACGTCGGCGTCCACCAGAACCTGACGTTTCCGGTGCATCCCGATCCGATCTCCGGCCAGCACTGCTGGCACCAGGCCGTGCGCGTGCGGCCCGCCGGGCCGGAGGACCGGTACGGCGACATCGCCGTCGACACGCAGAAGTCCGCGGCGGTCTTCCGCGAGTGGCTGGCGCTGACCCGGCCGGCGGACCGCCACTCGCCGGACGGGACCCGGCGTCCCTACTGGCTGATGCGCCCCCTCCGCCCGACGCGGGAGGCGTACCGGCTGCCGGCCGGCACGCCGCCGGCAGGAGAGCCCGTGCGCGCGGGCGTGTGA
- a CDS encoding 4Fe-4S dicluster domain-containing protein, which translates to MKWAKVIDHTRCIGCHACTTACKSENDVPLGVTRTYVKYVDVGVFPDARRAFQVTRCNQCDDAPCVSPCPTSAMYRRPDGIVDFDKSICIGCKACIAACPYDAIFINPDDHAAEKCNFCAHRLDVGLEPACVVVCPTEAILVGDVEDPASKVAQIVHGDPVRVRKPEKRTLPKLYYKGAGDATLDPLAARRPDGGLFMWSEQGNGNGGVTSGAPDGWASSQAAALLSYDLPHQAPWGWRVSLYTWTKSVAAGAYLIAVLLLGAGLLRGTSALWRWGAPALAAVFLAVTGVLLVADLKHPERFYLIFTRPQWKSWLVRGAFLIAAYGLVLALHLVAGAAGWSALQGGLALPGLVAAVLTAAYTAYLFAQARARDLWESPWLAPHLALQALLAGAAALLPCAGWLDPTVIRPLAVTLAGAGLTHLAFVWVEAGGPRAGRQETAHARLAVHELTGGRFRRVFSTGIALTVLGVVAAAVVAVTGGTSALATGALAAVLSLAGLLAYDHAYVQAGQAVPLA; encoded by the coding sequence GTGAAGTGGGCCAAGGTCATCGATCACACCCGGTGCATCGGGTGTCACGCCTGCACGACCGCGTGTAAGTCCGAGAACGACGTTCCCCTCGGTGTCACCCGCACCTACGTCAAATACGTCGACGTGGGCGTCTTTCCGGACGCCCGGCGCGCCTTCCAGGTCACGCGCTGCAACCAGTGCGACGACGCGCCGTGCGTCTCGCCGTGTCCGACGTCCGCGATGTACCGGCGGCCGGACGGCATCGTCGACTTCGACAAGTCGATCTGCATCGGGTGCAAGGCCTGCATCGCGGCGTGTCCCTACGACGCGATCTTCATCAACCCCGACGACCACGCCGCGGAGAAGTGCAACTTCTGCGCGCACCGCCTCGACGTCGGCCTCGAGCCCGCGTGCGTCGTCGTGTGCCCGACCGAGGCGATCCTGGTCGGCGACGTCGAGGATCCGGCCTCCAAAGTGGCGCAGATCGTGCACGGAGATCCCGTTCGCGTGCGCAAGCCGGAGAAGCGGACGCTGCCCAAGCTCTACTACAAGGGAGCCGGCGACGCGACGCTCGATCCGCTGGCGGCGCGGCGTCCGGACGGCGGACTCTTCATGTGGAGCGAGCAGGGCAACGGGAACGGCGGCGTGACGTCGGGCGCGCCGGACGGGTGGGCCTCGTCCCAGGCCGCGGCGCTGCTCAGTTACGATCTGCCGCACCAGGCGCCGTGGGGCTGGCGCGTGAGCCTCTACACCTGGACGAAAAGCGTCGCGGCGGGCGCGTACTTGATCGCGGTGCTGCTCCTCGGCGCGGGCCTGCTGCGCGGCACGAGCGCGCTCTGGCGGTGGGGGGCGCCCGCACTCGCCGCGGTGTTCCTGGCCGTCACCGGCGTGCTGCTCGTCGCCGACCTCAAGCATCCGGAGCGGTTCTATCTGATCTTCACGCGGCCGCAGTGGAAGAGCTGGCTCGTGCGCGGCGCGTTTCTGATCGCGGCATACGGATTGGTGCTGGCGCTCCATCTCGTTGCCGGCGCCGCGGGATGGTCCGCGCTTCAGGGCGGGCTCGCGCTGCCGGGACTGGTCGCTGCCGTGCTGACCGCCGCCTACACCGCATATCTGTTCGCGCAGGCGCGCGCCCGCGATCTGTGGGAGAGCCCGTGGCTCGCGCCGCACCTGGCGCTCCAGGCGCTCCTGGCCGGCGCGGCGGCGCTCCTGCCGTGCGCCGGCTGGCTCGACCCCACGGTGATCCGGCCGCTCGCGGTGACCCTTGCCGGCGCCGGGCTCACGCACCTCGCGTTCGTGTGGGTGGAGGCCGGCGGGCCGCGAGCCGGCCGGCAGGAAACCGCGCACGCGCGCCTGGCGGTGCACGAGTTGACCGGTGGCCGGTTCCGCCGGGTGTTCTCGACCGGGATCGCGCTGACGGTCCTCGGCGTCGTCGCGGCCGCCGTGGTCGCGGTGACAGGCGGGACGTCCGCGCTCGCGACGGGCGCCCTCGCCGCGGTGCTGTCGCTGGCAGGGCTGCTCGCGTACGATCACGCCTACGTCCAGGCGGGACAGGCGGTGCCGCTCGCATGA
- a CDS encoding MFS transporter: protein MSAHAPAMASGGTKQLSLMQIILASSAGTVIEWYDFYIYASLAVFFGSLFFPKANPTAGLLLSLATWGAGFVVRPFGAVVFGRIGDLVGRKYAFLVTLSVMGVATTLTGLVPTYAAIGILAPTLLVLFRLVQGLALGGEYGGAATYIAEHAPDARRGYYTAWIQTTATIGLMLALLVVLLCRVWLGDATFRAWGWRLPFLFSAFLLLLAMYIRMRLAEAPLFARLKEQGKSSQHPLKESLGSGRNWKMILLALFGATSGQATVWYTGQFYVLLFLQTQVFPKADFIGPSVTVAIALALATPLFLVFGGLSDRIGRKKVIMAGLLLAALTYLPIYHGLKANAGNMPVLVLLVFIQVIYVTLVYGPIAAFLVEYFPARIRYTSMSLPYHMGNGWFGGLTPVIAASISVATHNIYAGLWWPIGTALLSFIVGGFFLPETNKTRIWDEVGGEPVPVGALAGGE from the coding sequence ATGTCGGCACATGCACCGGCAATGGCAAGTGGTGGCACGAAGCAGTTGAGCCTCATGCAGATCATCTTGGCCTCGTCCGCTGGGACCGTAATTGAATGGTACGACTTCTATATTTATGCGAGCCTCGCGGTATTCTTCGGCAGTTTGTTCTTTCCGAAAGCCAATCCCACGGCCGGACTCCTCCTTTCGCTGGCCACGTGGGGCGCCGGCTTCGTGGTCCGGCCGTTCGGCGCGGTCGTCTTCGGACGGATCGGCGATCTCGTCGGGCGGAAATACGCATTTCTTGTCACCTTGAGCGTGATGGGCGTCGCGACGACGCTGACCGGCCTGGTGCCGACGTACGCGGCGATCGGCATTCTCGCGCCGACGCTGCTGGTGCTCTTCCGGTTGGTTCAGGGCCTCGCCCTCGGCGGCGAGTACGGCGGCGCGGCGACGTACATCGCGGAGCACGCCCCGGACGCGAGACGCGGATACTACACGGCGTGGATCCAGACGACGGCGACGATCGGGCTCATGCTGGCGCTCCTCGTCGTGCTGCTCTGCCGGGTGTGGCTCGGCGATGCCACGTTCCGGGCCTGGGGCTGGCGGCTGCCGTTCCTGTTCTCCGCGTTCTTGCTGCTCCTCGCCATGTATATCCGGATGCGCCTCGCGGAGGCGCCGCTGTTCGCGCGGCTCAAGGAGCAGGGCAAGTCATCCCAGCACCCGTTGAAAGAGAGCCTCGGCAGCGGCCGCAACTGGAAGATGATCCTCCTCGCGCTGTTCGGCGCGACGTCGGGCCAGGCGACCGTCTGGTACACCGGCCAGTTCTATGTGCTGCTGTTCCTGCAGACGCAGGTCTTTCCGAAGGCGGACTTCATTGGTCCGTCCGTCACGGTCGCGATCGCGCTCGCCCTGGCGACGCCGTTGTTCCTCGTCTTCGGGGGCTTGTCGGACCGGATCGGCCGGAAGAAGGTCATTATGGCCGGTCTGCTGCTCGCGGCGCTCACGTACCTGCCGATCTACCACGGGCTGAAAGCCAACGCCGGCAACATGCCGGTGCTCGTGCTGCTGGTCTTCATCCAGGTCATCTACGTGACGCTGGTGTACGGACCGATCGCGGCGTTCCTGGTGGAGTACTTCCCGGCCAGGATCCGCTACACGTCGATGTCCTTGCCCTACCACATGGGCAACGGCTGGTTCGGCGGGCTCACGCCGGTCATCGCGGCGTCGATCTCAGTGGCCACCCACAACATCTACGCCGGTCTCTGGTGGCCGATCGGCACGGCGCTGCTGTCGTTTATCGTCGGCGGCTTCTTCCTGCCGGAGACGAACAAGACGAGGATCTGGGACGAGGTGGGCGGCGAGCCGGTGCCCGTCGGCGCGCTTGCGGGAGGCGAGTAG
- a CDS encoding N-acyl homoserine lactonase family protein → MAATYEILALSPGAREVDWSTRLYLHPAGTGTTSSAYFLWLLRGPGGPVLVDTGFTPRLAALKGLPAEAVPRTRYQLLDAAGVSAESIETVVLTHLHWDHFDLEGWLPRATFWVQRRELEFWTSGAGRDGWVRRFISDCFTEDLDALRSSGRLRTVEGNAQPLEGIRLEWVGGHSPGMQIVVVEAATGPFVLANDALTSYRNLKEWAPPAVHINSIPECLDAMARIRDLAKGDESRICPGHDGEVYRRFPEVASGIYRLA, encoded by the coding sequence ATGGCCGCGACCTATGAAATCCTGGCGTTGAGCCCCGGGGCGAGGGAGGTGGACTGGTCTACCCGCCTGTACCTGCACCCGGCCGGCACCGGGACGACCTCATCCGCGTACTTCCTCTGGCTGCTGCGGGGACCGGGCGGTCCCGTGCTCGTTGACACCGGGTTTACGCCGCGGCTCGCGGCGCTCAAGGGCCTGCCGGCGGAGGCCGTCCCGCGGACGCGCTACCAGCTGCTCGACGCCGCCGGCGTGTCCGCGGAATCGATCGAGACGGTGGTGCTGACGCACCTCCATTGGGACCATTTCGATCTCGAGGGATGGCTGCCGCGGGCGACGTTCTGGGTGCAGCGGCGAGAGCTCGAGTTCTGGACCAGCGGCGCCGGCCGCGACGGCTGGGTCCGCCGGTTCATCAGCGACTGCTTCACCGAAGATCTCGACGCGCTCCGCAGCAGCGGCCGCCTCCGCACCGTGGAGGGCAACGCGCAGCCGCTCGAGGGCATCCGGCTGGAGTGGGTCGGGGGCCACTCGCCGGGGATGCAGATCGTCGTCGTCGAGGCCGCGACCGGGCCCTTCGTGCTCGCCAACGACGCCCTGACCTCGTACCGGAACCTTAAAGAGTGGGCCCCGCCGGCCGTCCACATCAACAGCATCCCCGAGTGCCTGGACGCGATGGCCCGCATCCGCGACCTCGCCAAAGGCGACGAGAGCCGCATCTGTCCCGGTCACGACGGGGAGGTGTACCGCCGGTTTCCGGAGGTCGCCTCGGGGATCTACCGCCTGGCCTAG